A window of Apium graveolens cultivar Ventura chromosome 8, ASM990537v1, whole genome shotgun sequence contains these coding sequences:
- the LOC141678658 gene encoding putative WRKY transcription factor 65 codes for MDGKINHFVREQEDDYENSPQISGDSPPSSMLNDAKMTSTSSPRRRRAIQKRVVLVPIRDVDGSKLKGEITSTPPSDSWAWRKYGQKPIKGSPYPRGYYRCSSSKGCPARKQVERSRADPTMLMVTYSCEHNHSWPASKNNQIRSRNQTQNQEANTTSTATPSTIAVSVSVSSPNFTTSNSDDDQISTIFGMDEEFTNLDASFNSEYSWFTNFETISSTLLESPILGRDGIGDADIATIFSTKEEDDSLFADLEELPGCSLVFRRGVSEEGRRRSLTPLCRTTAG; via the exons ATGGATGGCAAAATCAACCACTTTGTGCGAGAGCAAGAAGACGACTATGAGAATTCACCGCAGATTAGCGGAGATTCGCCGCCTTCTAGCATGTTAAACGATGCCAAGATGACGTCTACCTCATCTCCAAGAAGAAG GAGAGCTATACAAAAGAGAGTGGTGTTAGTACCAATCAGAGACGTTGATGGGTCCAAACTCAAAGGGGAGATTACGAGCACACCACCTTCTGATTCATGGGCCTGGAGAAAGTATGGTCAAAAGCCTATCAAAGGCTCTCCTTACCCGAG GGGTTATTATCGGTGTAGTAGCTCAAAAGGCTGTCCGGCAAGGAAACAAGTGGAAAGAAGTCGAGCAGACCCGACCATGCTAATGGTGACGTATTCTTGTGAGCATAATCATTCATGGCCGGCTTCGAAAAATAATCAAATTCGAAGTCGCAATCAAACCCAAAATCAAGAAGCTAATACTACATCTACTGCTACACCATCTACAATTGCTGTTAGTGTTAGCGTTTCATCACCGAATTTTACTACTTCAAACTCCGATGACGATCAGATCTCGACAATTTTTGGAATGGACGAAGAATTCACTAATCTTGACGCCTCCTTCAATTCGGAAtattcttggtttacaaattttGAAACAATTTCTTCCACATTGCTAGAGAGTCCAATTTTAGGTAGAGATGGAATTGGAGATGCTGACATTGCTACAATTTTTTCGACAAAGGAGGAAGACGATTCATTATTTGCGGATCTGGAGGAGCTACCAGGGTGTTCATTAGTGTTTCGGAGAGGGGTGAGTGAGGAGGGCCGGCGACGTAGCTTGACACCATTGTGTAGGACCACAGCTGGGTAG